CTGGACAAGTCCGGGAGCTCTGCTGGTGGCAGCCAGTCCTTCGGCCCAGGCGCTTTTGAAAATATTTTCTTTGTATTCCGGTTCTGGCTGGCCTACACCATCAAAGTATTTGTCAGTTTTTTTGGAAAGGGGCCAGATCCGGACGGTAATGGCGGTAACAATGAAAGTAATCACCAGGGTGGACCAGAAAAAAGCAGTCCACATCTCCATCAGCCCAAGGGTCCTGGCTACGACGATCATAAAGGTAGCTGAAACTGTGGAAAAGCCGGTGGCGATAATGGCTGCCTCCCGGTTGGTATACTTGCTCTCGCGTAGCAGCCTGTTAGTAATGACAAGAGCCACGGAATAGCTGCCGACAAAAGACGCAACAGCATCAATGGCAGAGCGGCCAGGAAGCTTAAATAGGGGTCGCATCACCGGCCTCATAATAACACCAATAAATTCTAACAGGCCGTAGCCAACCAGGAAGGCCAGAAATATTGCGCCAATCGGAACAATTAGCCCAACTGGAATCACCAGGCGTTCAAAAAGAAACGGCCCCATGTTTTTGGCCATCATCCAGGCCGGACCTGCGCCAAAGTAGACCAGGAACGCAACCACAACTCCAAGCAGTTTCAGGATGGAAAACACGAGGCTGACGGTGTTTTTATTCCAGGTTTTCTTGTAGAAAGGCCAAAAAGCTCCCAAAGCGATCACAGCCAGG
This window of the Syntrophomonadaceae bacterium genome carries:
- a CDS encoding YjiH family protein, with the translated sequence MEIRQQSTFNSSSLLKFLIFSAIGIFMFFIPITFNARTTIPLDHIVSEIRANLLPAAKIYALAVIALGAFWPFYKKTWNKNTVSLVFSILKLLGVVVAFLVYFGAGPAWMMAKNMGPFLFERLVIPVGLIVPIGAIFLAFLVGYGLLEFIGVIMRPVMRPLFKLPGRSAIDAVASFVGSYSVALVITNRLLRESKYTNREAAIIATGFSTVSATFMIVVARTLGLMEMWTAFFWSTLVITFIVTAITVRIWPLSKKTDKYFDGVGQPEPEYKENIFKSAWAEGLAATSRAPGLVQNIQGTLKDGFQMAMAILPSIMSVGLIGLVLAEFTPVFDVLAFIFYPFTALFQLPEAMLAAKAASMGIAEMFLPALLVANAPVVTKFVIGVTCISSILFFSASIPCIMATDIEISVAEIVVIWLQRTILSIILAAPLAHMLF